Proteins encoded together in one Pelagicoccus enzymogenes window:
- a CDS encoding DUF192 domain-containing protein produces MKTAPFKILAGVAFAALSLLAGCTEENSSTSAAPVKISLGDKTLTMEFAITSSEQRKGLMGREGIADDHGMLFVYKEPQRMSYWMKNVDFPIDIGFFTADGVLREVYPMYPQDTLARKSIRDDMLYALETRHSWYSDNKIRPGAQLDLEAVRKAIANR; encoded by the coding sequence ATGAAGACCGCTCCTTTCAAGATTCTCGCCGGCGTCGCGTTCGCTGCCCTTTCCCTTCTCGCGGGCTGTACCGAGGAGAATAGTTCCACTTCTGCAGCGCCTGTAAAAATCTCTTTGGGCGATAAAACCCTGACCATGGAGTTCGCCATCACTTCCAGCGAGCAACGCAAAGGATTGATGGGACGCGAGGGAATCGCCGACGATCACGGGATGCTCTTCGTCTACAAGGAGCCGCAACGCATGTCCTACTGGATGAAGAACGTGGACTTCCCCATCGATATCGGCTTCTTCACCGCCGACGGCGTACTGCGCGAGGTCTATCCGATGTACCCTCAAGACACGCTCGCCCGCAAGTCCATCCGCGATGACATGCTTTACGCGCTGGAAACGCGCCATAGTTGGTACAGCGACAATAAAATCCGCCCTGGGGCCCAATTGGACCTCGAGGCCGTCCGCAAAGCGATTGCGAATCGGTAG
- the rsmA gene encoding 16S rRNA (adenine(1518)-N(6)/adenine(1519)-N(6))-dimethyltransferase RsmA: MPLSPSQTRDLLEQLGHRPKKQLGQNFLIDGNIVRKSLELAEVAAGDHVVEIGPGLGTLTRALLDAGAIVHAVEKDPVLGTHVESIATEEPRLHLVKGDALDYPLGDLPEDLQDYKIVANLPYAISTPWMAAVLENRLPSVMTLMLQKEAAQRYAAKAGTKQFGAISIFLHAAFDVLPGHDVSGSCFYPKPDVGSTLMHLRRKTAPFRFKPESTQLIREIFQQRRKQISSLLRKAKSDTATRWLESLASAGIDPSARPEQIDTQQWISLEKS; encoded by the coding sequence TTGCCGCTCTCGCCCTCACAGACTCGCGACCTGCTCGAACAACTCGGGCACCGCCCTAAAAAACAATTGGGGCAAAACTTTCTCATAGACGGTAACATCGTCCGCAAGTCCCTGGAGCTCGCGGAGGTAGCAGCTGGCGACCATGTGGTAGAAATAGGCCCCGGACTCGGCACCCTCACCCGAGCGCTGCTCGACGCAGGCGCCATCGTACACGCCGTCGAAAAAGACCCTGTGCTCGGTACCCATGTCGAATCTATCGCTACGGAAGAACCACGCCTCCATCTCGTCAAAGGCGATGCCCTCGACTACCCGCTGGGCGACCTTCCCGAGGACCTGCAGGACTACAAAATCGTGGCCAACCTCCCCTACGCGATCTCCACTCCCTGGATGGCTGCCGTGCTCGAAAACCGCCTCCCCAGCGTCATGACGCTCATGCTGCAAAAGGAGGCCGCTCAACGCTACGCAGCCAAGGCCGGTACCAAACAATTCGGCGCCATCAGCATCTTCCTTCATGCAGCCTTCGACGTACTCCCCGGCCACGACGTGTCCGGCTCCTGCTTCTATCCTAAGCCCGACGTCGGCTCCACCCTCATGCACCTGCGACGTAAAACTGCCCCCTTTCGCTTCAAGCCAGAAAGCACTCAGCTCATCCGAGAAATCTTCCAACAACGCCGCAAGCAAATCTCCTCCCTTTTGCGTAAGGCAAAATCGGATACAGCAACGCGTTGGTTAGAAAGCCTAGCATCTGCGGGCATCGACCCCTCCGCGCGTCCCGAGCAAATCGATACCCAGCAGTGGATCTCGCTGGAAAAAAGCTAG
- a CDS encoding sugar transferase: protein MLKNRQEGILNLHGLWQAACLLILFLVVRHVFELSGYRLKVEYLNLYMAGVAIGSFVNLRLLKSYSEHFVNLGWYKTFRLTFQQVIRIMLLQLAVVFALKDTDISRLFLSTYFASSFAVLFAMNKILPKHLCRLSFKTQVIPTLIVGSTESLASLEAWIADKASYGIEIVGYTGEQDCPPTKEQPIPCLGTLDDLSRNIEAHQISQVVIIDKALSPEGAKRAMALAQKAGCRVRIYNNWQADFQQRIMVEHEGDYTFLTYENEPLENPINRMIKRGFDVAVSLPIVAFVLPPLTLLVWAFQRKQSPGPIFYAQPRTGMTKRTFHIIKYRTMHISEANAKNVAKQATKGDSRIYAFGAFLRKTSLDELPQFINVLLGEMSVSGPRPHLIDHDREFSEKLQVYYTRHFVKPGITGLAQSLGLRGEINEPEHLTKRIAYDITYINTWSFWLDLKIMLRTAKAVIFPPKSAY, encoded by the coding sequence ATGCTAAAAAACCGCCAAGAAGGAATCCTCAATCTGCACGGCCTCTGGCAAGCAGCTTGCCTCCTCATCCTCTTCCTCGTCGTTCGCCACGTTTTCGAACTTTCTGGATACCGTTTGAAGGTCGAGTACCTGAACCTGTACATGGCTGGCGTGGCGATCGGCTCCTTCGTGAACCTTCGCCTGCTCAAGAGCTACTCTGAGCACTTCGTGAACCTCGGCTGGTACAAGACCTTCCGACTCACCTTCCAGCAGGTCATCCGCATCATGCTCCTGCAGCTGGCAGTCGTTTTCGCCCTGAAGGACACCGACATCAGCCGCCTCTTCCTCAGCACCTACTTCGCTTCTTCCTTCGCGGTCTTGTTCGCTATGAACAAGATTCTACCCAAGCACCTCTGCCGTCTCAGCTTCAAGACGCAGGTGATCCCCACTCTCATCGTTGGCTCGACCGAATCCCTTGCCAGCCTAGAGGCCTGGATTGCCGACAAGGCTAGCTACGGCATTGAAATCGTCGGATACACCGGGGAGCAAGACTGTCCCCCTACCAAAGAGCAGCCCATCCCCTGTCTCGGTACCCTCGACGACCTCAGCCGCAACATCGAAGCGCACCAAATTTCGCAGGTCGTCATCATCGACAAGGCCCTGTCCCCCGAGGGCGCGAAGCGCGCCATGGCCCTCGCACAGAAAGCCGGCTGCCGCGTGCGCATCTACAACAACTGGCAAGCCGACTTCCAGCAGCGCATCATGGTCGAGCACGAAGGCGACTATACCTTCCTCACCTACGAAAACGAGCCGTTGGAAAACCCCATCAATCGAATGATCAAGCGCGGCTTCGATGTTGCGGTCTCCCTGCCCATCGTCGCCTTCGTCCTTCCACCGCTCACCCTCCTTGTTTGGGCCTTCCAGCGCAAACAATCTCCCGGTCCCATATTTTACGCCCAGCCGCGAACCGGCATGACCAAGCGTACTTTCCACATCATAAAGTACCGCACCATGCATATCTCGGAGGCCAACGCTAAGAATGTGGCCAAGCAAGCGACCAAGGGCGACTCCCGCATCTACGCCTTCGGAGCCTTCCTACGCAAAACCAGCTTGGACGAACTCCCTCAGTTCATAAACGTGCTGCTGGGAGAAATGAGCGTGTCCGGACCTCGTCCGCACCTCATCGACCACGACCGCGAGTTCTCGGAGAAGCTTCAGGTCTACTACACACGCCACTTCGTGAAGCCAGGCATCACCGGGCTGGCCCAGTCGCTCGGACTGCGTGGAGAAATTAATGAACCCGAGCATCTCACCAAGCGTATCGCCTACGATATTACCTATATCAACACTTGGTCCTTCTGGCTCGACCTCAAGATCATGCTCCGGACCGCCAAGGCCGTCATATTCCCGCCTAAGAGCGCCTACTAG
- a CDS encoding indole-3-glycerol phosphate synthase TrpC: protein MDKLTEIMNWKAQEIAERIRPVADHELAAFAQEAPIRGSFLQALKAPPRLAVISEIKRRSPSAGQIKDLGPSIEQADTYLAAGGDCLSILTDNKYFGGELNDLSSVTEKFKAQKNGIPCLRKDFMIHPVQVLEAAQAGASAILIIVRALTDQQMTALRKAADLAGLDSLYEIHSEHELERAVAQDAKIIGVNNRDLAKFTTDLAFSERLIPQFPEHVVAVSESGIWNKEDAARVRACGAKAILVGEALMKAPDTAQLMADFHNA, encoded by the coding sequence ATGGATAAACTCACAGAGATCATGAACTGGAAGGCCCAGGAAATCGCGGAACGCATTCGCCCCGTGGCCGATCACGAACTCGCAGCTTTCGCTCAGGAAGCCCCCATCCGAGGATCCTTCCTGCAAGCCCTCAAGGCCCCGCCTCGGCTCGCCGTCATTTCCGAGATCAAACGCAGATCCCCCTCCGCCGGCCAAATAAAGGACCTCGGCCCATCGATCGAGCAGGCCGACACCTACCTAGCCGCCGGCGGCGACTGCCTGTCCATTCTTACCGACAACAAGTACTTCGGAGGCGAACTGAACGACTTGTCTTCCGTCACCGAGAAATTCAAAGCCCAGAAAAACGGCATCCCCTGCCTCCGCAAGGACTTCATGATCCACCCGGTCCAAGTTCTCGAGGCCGCTCAAGCCGGAGCCTCCGCCATTCTCATCATCGTACGCGCCCTCACAGACCAGCAAATGACCGCCCTCCGCAAGGCAGCCGATCTGGCTGGACTGGATTCCCTCTACGAAATTCACAGCGAGCACGAACTCGAGAGAGCCGTCGCCCAAGACGCCAAGATCATCGGCGTCAACAATCGCGACCTCGCCAAGTTCACGACCGACCTCGCCTTTTCCGAGCGTCTCATTCCTCAATTCCCCGAACACGTCGTCGCCGTCTCCGAATCAGGAATCTGGAACAAGGAAGACGCAGCCCGCGTTCGGGCCTGCGGAGCCAAGGCCATACTCGTGGGCGAAGCGCTGATGAAAGCCCCGGACACCGCTCAACTCATGGCCGACTTCCACAACGCCTAA
- a CDS encoding type II secretion system F family protein codes for MSKFRFIAIDSEGKERKGIVEGASRQQAVKQIRSYGLTPARVTVVKPAGANDTSATATGQKSAKAAKKPMYIGSAVKKKALAEFTRKLATLLQAGLTLVRSLEVLKDQEKNVVFRWIQNSLIESIQSGSTFSDALAGFPKEFDFLYVNMARAGEASGMLEVSLARLATYLEKTERMKARLASAMTYPTVVMVISFVIVMFLLIFVVPKFEQIFIEEIGEDKMPLLTVYVLMVSKFIVGYWYAIFGGLFGLYLFKRLFGATSVGRSLYDWLKLKSIGIGELYTKVYVIRFSRTLGTLIESSVPILDALRITRDACGNKHVISAVETVRNRVKDGEGIASTLVGTKIFPTMVTSMVEVGEETGDLPEMLGQIADIYDEEVDNSISSLTAMVQPLMIVFLAIAVVLIVLALFLPFLSIMQSFNG; via the coding sequence ATGTCGAAATTCAGGTTCATCGCTATAGACTCGGAAGGGAAGGAGCGCAAAGGGATTGTGGAAGGCGCCTCTCGTCAACAGGCGGTGAAGCAAATCCGCAGCTACGGTCTGACGCCTGCGCGCGTTACTGTGGTGAAGCCTGCGGGCGCGAACGACACCTCGGCCACGGCGACCGGACAGAAGTCGGCTAAGGCTGCCAAAAAGCCGATGTACATCGGTTCGGCGGTGAAAAAGAAGGCCTTGGCTGAATTTACGCGAAAGTTGGCAACCCTGCTCCAAGCGGGTCTGACGCTCGTGCGGTCCTTGGAGGTCTTGAAGGATCAGGAAAAGAATGTCGTCTTTCGATGGATACAGAACTCCTTGATCGAGAGTATCCAATCCGGCAGTACTTTTTCCGATGCATTGGCGGGCTTTCCCAAGGAGTTTGACTTTCTCTACGTAAACATGGCCCGTGCTGGAGAGGCGAGCGGCATGCTGGAAGTTTCGCTGGCGAGGTTGGCGACCTACTTGGAAAAGACGGAGCGGATGAAAGCCAGATTAGCCTCGGCCATGACCTATCCGACGGTGGTGATGGTGATTTCCTTCGTCATCGTGATGTTTCTGCTAATCTTCGTGGTGCCGAAGTTCGAACAGATTTTCATCGAGGAAATCGGGGAGGATAAGATGCCGCTGCTCACAGTTTATGTGCTGATGGTGAGCAAGTTTATCGTGGGATACTGGTATGCCATTTTTGGAGGCTTGTTTGGTCTCTACCTTTTCAAGCGCCTGTTTGGAGCGACGAGTGTCGGGCGCAGCCTTTACGATTGGCTGAAACTAAAGAGCATCGGAATCGGGGAACTTTACACAAAGGTATACGTGATCCGCTTTTCGAGGACCTTGGGTACCTTGATCGAAAGCAGCGTACCAATTCTCGACGCGCTTCGCATTACGCGAGACGCTTGCGGAAACAAGCATGTGATCAGCGCGGTGGAGACTGTCCGAAACCGAGTGAAGGATGGCGAGGGCATCGCCTCGACCTTGGTGGGCACCAAGATTTTTCCGACGATGGTGACTTCCATGGTCGAAGTAGGGGAGGAAACGGGCGACTTGCCTGAGATGCTTGGGCAAATCGCGGACATCTACGACGAGGAAGTCGACAACTCGATCTCCAGCCTCACTGCCATGGTGCAACCGTTGATGATCGTGTTTCTGGCGATTGCCGTGGTGCTGATCGTGTTGGCTCTCTTCCTGCCGTTCCTCTCGATCATGCAAAGTTTCAACGGTTAG
- a CDS encoding methylated-DNA--[protein]-cysteine S-methyltransferase — translation MEEAPLDTPIGSCRLLACEAGLCSIAFLDEDEPQSLSSGRCANPHLEQAIEQLSAYFAGQLTKFEVQLAPEGTAFQKRVWQRLSAIPFGVTKSYGQIAREIGQPNASRAVGGANNRNPIPVIVPCHRVIGSGNTLVGFGCGLWRKQWMLEHEGIALPLG, via the coding sequence TTGGAGGAAGCCCCCCTAGATACGCCGATCGGATCCTGCCGCCTGCTCGCTTGCGAAGCAGGCCTTTGCAGCATCGCCTTCCTGGACGAAGACGAGCCACAATCCCTTTCATCGGGACGCTGCGCCAATCCGCACCTCGAACAAGCGATCGAGCAACTCTCAGCTTACTTCGCCGGACAGCTCACGAAATTCGAGGTTCAACTCGCGCCGGAGGGAACCGCATTCCAAAAGCGAGTTTGGCAGCGCCTTTCCGCGATACCTTTCGGCGTAACCAAATCTTACGGACAAATCGCTCGAGAGATCGGGCAACCTAACGCTTCGCGAGCAGTTGGCGGAGCCAACAATCGCAATCCAATCCCTGTGATCGTACCCTGCCACCGCGTCATCGGATCCGGCAACACCTTGGTTGGATTTGGTTGCGGATTGTGGCGAAAACAGTGGATGCTCGAACACGAAGGCATCGCCCTCCCACTCGGTTGA
- the cls gene encoding cardiolipin synthase, translating to MAPNLLIESILPHLGAILGLGLGVILIARLMREKRRPSNTFAWLLVIILAPYIGVPLFLLIGGRKIKKLTNDKRSLRLHTEDHTQDYIEDSPFGLLGHGNKTRFLPDASDAYDVLIESIQNAKESIDITTFILSHDAVGRRVVKELSRRAKEGVRVRLLLDAIGSFGKKTFYMLELEKAGGKIERFMPVFPIAFPGATNLRNHRKIAIFDKDTAIIGGRNIGREYMGPNPSKSRWTDFGVQIAGPAVSALNTIFEEDWAFASRKRGYKAVTQTAVKPVEGGRSTIEIMSSGPDTPDDPLYEKVLASIQDAERSITIVTPYFIPDEVLQRSLSVKARTGRDVTIIVPQRSNHRITDLARRHFLEELQAAGVKVLAYQREMMHGKAMLIDQKLAMTGSANMDLRSLFVNFEVAAFFYSKPDIQEVSKWISDVSSRCVELQPRDLKRQRYLKGLVEDLSRLIAPLL from the coding sequence ATGGCCCCCAACCTCCTTATCGAAAGCATCCTCCCACACCTGGGAGCCATCCTAGGTCTCGGTCTTGGGGTAATCCTGATCGCTCGCCTCATGCGAGAAAAACGTCGCCCCAGCAACACCTTCGCATGGCTACTCGTCATCATTCTAGCTCCCTACATCGGAGTTCCCCTCTTTCTGCTCATCGGAGGCAGAAAAATCAAGAAACTCACGAACGATAAGCGTTCCCTTCGCCTCCATACGGAGGACCACACCCAGGATTACATCGAAGACTCTCCCTTTGGCTTGCTCGGACACGGAAACAAAACGCGATTCCTGCCTGACGCTTCCGACGCCTACGACGTATTGATCGAGTCCATACAAAACGCCAAGGAGTCCATAGATATCACGACCTTCATACTCAGCCACGACGCCGTCGGCCGACGCGTCGTCAAAGAACTTTCCAGGAGAGCCAAAGAGGGCGTCAGGGTCCGACTCCTGCTCGATGCCATTGGCTCCTTCGGCAAAAAGACTTTCTACATGCTGGAGCTCGAGAAAGCAGGAGGGAAAATCGAACGTTTCATGCCTGTTTTCCCCATTGCGTTCCCTGGGGCCACCAACTTGCGCAACCACCGCAAAATCGCGATATTCGACAAAGACACCGCCATCATCGGCGGACGCAATATCGGACGCGAATACATGGGCCCCAACCCGTCGAAAAGCCGTTGGACCGATTTTGGGGTACAAATCGCCGGTCCCGCCGTTTCCGCCCTGAATACAATCTTCGAAGAAGACTGGGCGTTCGCGTCACGCAAACGTGGATACAAGGCGGTTACCCAAACGGCGGTCAAACCAGTTGAAGGCGGCCGGTCTACCATCGAAATAATGTCAAGCGGCCCCGACACCCCAGACGATCCTCTCTACGAAAAAGTGCTCGCCAGCATCCAGGACGCCGAGCGCTCGATTACCATAGTAACCCCCTATTTCATTCCTGACGAAGTCCTGCAACGCAGCCTCAGCGTCAAAGCCCGTACCGGTAGAGATGTCACCATCATCGTCCCCCAACGCTCGAACCACCGCATTACCGACCTCGCTCGGCGACACTTTCTAGAGGAACTACAGGCCGCCGGCGTCAAGGTGCTCGCGTACCAACGCGAAATGATGCACGGGAAAGCCATGCTCATCGACCAGAAGCTGGCCATGACCGGATCTGCAAACATGGACCTACGCAGCCTTTTCGTAAATTTCGAGGTGGCTGCCTTTTTCTATTCGAAGCCCGACATCCAGGAAGTAAGCAAATGGATCAGCGACGTCTCCTCTCGCTGCGTGGAACTGCAGCCCCGGGACCTCAAGCGACAACGCTACCTCAAAGGCCTCGTGGAAGACCTCAGCCGCTTGATCGCTCCCCTGCTCTGA
- a CDS encoding FtsB family cell division protein: MTARRFTNLFFAVLFIGAGIFAAAFLYRDYQHLDNLRSENTVLSKRHDALEDESSKREAQLKSLQGDPEYVESVIRTKLNYAKDGELIFRFER; the protein is encoded by the coding sequence ATGACCGCTCGCCGATTCACCAACTTGTTTTTTGCTGTCCTCTTCATCGGGGCCGGCATTTTTGCGGCTGCGTTCCTGTATCGAGATTATCAACACTTGGACAATCTGCGTTCGGAGAACACTGTGCTCTCCAAGCGGCACGACGCCCTGGAAGATGAATCTAGCAAGCGGGAAGCTCAGTTGAAGAGCCTGCAAGGCGATCCCGAGTATGTAGAGTCTGTGATACGCACAAAGCTCAACTATGCGAAGGACGGTGAACTGATTTTCCGTTTCGAGCGATAG
- a CDS encoding ExeA family protein, with protein sequence MYQSFYGLREMPFNITPDPNFLYLSPTHQEALQHLKYGVAEKKGFIVLTGEVGCGKTTLCRHFINEIDEDKYEIALILNPRITETQLLKTILTELGASGSMSRSRGGLVQQVNDLLLEKIQAGKDILLIIDEAQNLTFELLEQLRLLSNLETDKQKLLQIILMGQPEFKEILAEERLRQLRQRILVHTELRPLNRLQVEQYIHHRIAMAGGQGIPFFTSWAVRWISWKSRGIPRIVNNICDKSLLSSYIRSSEVVTWKDVRAALKEIKTLDFK encoded by the coding sequence ATGTACCAAAGTTTCTACGGTCTAAGGGAGATGCCGTTCAACATTACTCCCGATCCTAACTTTCTGTACCTAAGCCCAACTCACCAAGAAGCGCTTCAACACTTGAAATACGGTGTTGCCGAAAAAAAAGGCTTCATTGTCCTGACGGGTGAGGTCGGCTGCGGCAAAACAACTCTCTGCCGCCACTTCATCAACGAGATCGACGAGGACAAATACGAGATCGCCTTGATTCTCAACCCTCGCATTACCGAAACCCAGCTCCTGAAGACCATCCTGACAGAGCTCGGAGCCAGCGGCAGCATGAGCCGCAGCCGCGGAGGTCTCGTGCAACAAGTCAACGACTTGCTCCTCGAAAAGATCCAAGCCGGCAAGGACATCCTACTCATCATCGACGAGGCCCAAAACCTCACATTCGAACTGCTAGAGCAGCTTCGCCTCCTTTCCAACCTCGAGACAGACAAGCAAAAGCTCTTGCAGATCATTCTCATGGGACAACCGGAGTTCAAAGAGATCCTCGCAGAGGAACGGCTCCGCCAGCTACGCCAGCGCATCCTCGTGCACACCGAGCTGCGCCCTCTCAACCGGCTCCAAGTCGAACAGTACATCCACCACCGCATCGCCATGGCCGGCGGCCAAGGCATCCCCTTCTTCACCAGTTGGGCCGTGCGCTGGATCAGCTGGAAATCAAGAGGCATCCCCAGAATCGTTAACAACATCTGCGACAAGTCGCTGCTTTCTTCCTATATTAGAAGCAGCGAAGTGGTTACTTGGAAGGACGTGCGGGCGGCCTTAAAGGAGATCAAAACGCTCGATTTTAAGTAG
- a CDS encoding UTP--glucose-1-phosphate uridylyltransferase: protein MDKKQLFESRGQEQVFRFWDGLSEEERANLESQAAEIDLDELDNLVATLVKGDNDHAGVDFSALEPAPYVSLPENVDTDAEWQEAKKLGEEALKAGKVAAFTVAGGQGTRLGYDGPKGTYPVTPVKNKTLFQVFAEKIQAARVRYACKLPWFIMTSDINHTATVAFFQENDNFGLDDGSVVFFRQGRMPAVDHDGKIILESKGSIAMSPDGHGGALRALDRSGSFQAMADDGIEILSYFQVDNPLVQPVDPYFIGFHLKSGSTLSSKMLPKAYEKEKLGHFCVLNGVSQVVEYSDMPDELCAKRDPDGQLSFRAGSIAIHVIDVNFARSLVAPGSSVSLPFHRADKKIPFVDESGEVQKPDTPNGIKFEMFVFDSIPFASNPIVIETTRLNDFSPVKNAEGVDSPESCKADQIKLFREWFAAAGIEIPEGYDKAIEVSALYADTKDAFLEAWKRQPQELDFSDEIYIG from the coding sequence ATGGATAAAAAACAGCTTTTCGAGTCCCGTGGACAAGAACAAGTCTTCCGCTTTTGGGATGGACTGAGTGAGGAGGAGCGAGCGAACTTGGAGTCGCAAGCCGCAGAGATCGATCTCGACGAACTCGACAATCTTGTCGCTACCTTGGTGAAGGGCGACAACGACCATGCTGGAGTTGACTTCAGCGCTCTAGAGCCGGCTCCCTATGTTTCGCTTCCTGAAAATGTGGATACGGATGCGGAGTGGCAGGAGGCCAAGAAGCTTGGCGAGGAAGCCTTGAAAGCTGGCAAGGTGGCGGCCTTCACGGTCGCGGGCGGTCAAGGCACGCGCCTCGGCTACGACGGGCCAAAAGGCACGTATCCAGTAACTCCCGTTAAGAATAAAACGCTTTTTCAAGTCTTCGCGGAGAAAATCCAAGCGGCTCGCGTGCGTTACGCTTGCAAGCTGCCCTGGTTCATCATGACGAGTGACATCAACCACACGGCTACGGTGGCGTTCTTTCAAGAGAATGACAACTTTGGCTTGGACGATGGCTCGGTGGTGTTTTTCCGTCAAGGCCGCATGCCAGCGGTGGATCACGACGGAAAGATCATCCTCGAATCAAAGGGAAGTATCGCCATGAGCCCTGATGGGCACGGCGGCGCTTTGCGGGCCTTGGACCGTAGCGGATCTTTTCAGGCGATGGCGGATGACGGGATCGAAATTCTTAGCTACTTCCAAGTCGACAATCCGCTCGTGCAGCCGGTCGACCCTTACTTCATCGGCTTTCACTTGAAGTCGGGCTCCACGCTTTCCAGCAAGATGCTTCCCAAGGCTTATGAAAAGGAAAAGCTCGGTCACTTTTGCGTTCTGAATGGGGTGAGCCAAGTTGTTGAATACAGCGATATGCCGGACGAGCTTTGCGCAAAGCGTGATCCGGACGGGCAGCTTTCGTTCCGCGCGGGTAGCATCGCGATCCATGTCATCGACGTGAATTTCGCTCGCTCGCTCGTCGCTCCGGGAAGTTCGGTTTCCTTGCCTTTCCACCGAGCTGACAAGAAGATCCCCTTCGTTGACGAATCCGGTGAAGTCCAAAAACCGGATACGCCTAACGGCATCAAGTTTGAGATGTTCGTCTTCGACTCGATTCCATTTGCCAGCAATCCGATCGTAATTGAAACGACACGGCTCAACGATTTCAGCCCGGTGAAGAACGCGGAAGGCGTGGATTCGCCGGAAAGCTGCAAGGCGGATCAGATCAAGCTTTTCCGCGAGTGGTTTGCAGCAGCTGGTATCGAAATTCCCGAAGGATACGACAAGGCCATCGAAGTGTCGGCTCTTTATGCAGATACCAAGGATGCCTTCTTAGAAGCTTGGAAGCGCCAGCCGCAGGAGCTCGATTTCAGCGACGAAATCTACATCGGTTAG